In Candidatus Methylomirabilota bacterium, the genomic stretch GATCGATGATGCGCCGCCCCACGTCGAAGCTGAAGTTCATGCGGCCGTGAGCAGTGTCGAACCACACACCACGGTCGGCGGCCTCGTGGGCCTCGGGCACGAGCTTGCCGTTGGCGTCCAGCACGCCGCCCGGGTTGGGCGTGAAGTAGTGGGTGAGGATGTCTCCCGGCTCCAGCAGGCCCAGGAGCGGATGGATCACCTTCGGGTCATAGCGCTTCTCGGTGTCGCCGATGTGGATCATGAGCTTGATGTCGGCCTCCCGCGCCGCCCGCTTGGCCAGCTTGGGCATCTCCATGCCCATGATCTCGAGGGCCGGTGACACCATGCGTGCCTTGATGCCGCAGATGAGGCCGCGGTGCTCCGTGGCCACCCGCACGGTATCGGCCAGATTGATGCTGCTCTCGGCGATGATGTCGGGACGGGTGGCCAGCCCCGTCTGGCAGATGTGCAGGAAGGGCACGATCTCGGTGTGACAGCGCGGGAGAATGTGGCGCGGGAAGGCGCCGAACGTCGCCGACCCTGAGCTCCCGGCATCCACGATGGTGGTCACGCCGGCCAGGACCCCGCCGAGGTCGGGATTGACGCCGGTGCGGTTGACGCCCTCCAGGACGTGGGCGTGGAGGTCGATCAATCCCGGCGTGAGGATCTTGCCGCTCACCTCGATCACCCGCGCCGCTTCGGTGGGCGCGATTCCCGCGGCCACCCGCGCGATCTTGCCGTGCTCGACGGCGACGTCGAGGACGCCATCGAGGCCGCTGGCCGGGTCGAGCACTCTTCCGCCTTTGAGGACGAGGTCGTACATGGCAGGCCTCCGGGCCGCCATCATAGCTCGTCGTGTAGAATCCTTCCATGTCCAACGGGAGCCCGACGGCCCTTCTGCTGAATGCCGGCCACGCGCTGGACCACCTGTTCCTGCTCATCTTCGCGACCGCGGTGGCGGCGATCGCCGCCGAGTGGGGCATGCTGTGGCAGGATCTCATGCCCTACACGGTGGGCGCCTTCGTGATGTTCGGCCTGGGCTCGCTGCCGGCCGGCCGCCTCGGTGACCTGTGGGGCCGGCGCGCCATGATCGTGGTGTTCTTCCTGGGCATGGGCGTTTCCGGCCTGTTGATCGCCACGTCCACCGGGGTGTGGTCGCTGGCGGCCGCGCTGACGGTGATGGGCGTCTTCGCGTCGGTCTACCATCCGGTCGGTATCCCGATGCTCGTGCAGCAGTCGCGGAACCCGGGGTTCACCATCGGCCTCAACGGCCTCGCCGGCAACCTCGGTATCGCCATCGCCGCCGTCCTGACCGGGTTCCTCGTCAAGTACGCCGGATGGCGGGCCGCCTTCGCCGTCCCCGCCGGCATCGCGCTGCTCTGCGCGGTGCTCTTCCTGGCGCTGGTCCCCAAAGAGGACATGCCGCCGGCCCGGCGGCCGAAGCGCTCGGTGGATCTGCCCCGCTCGGTGATGGCGCGGGTGCTCCTGGTCATGACCCTGGCCGCCATCTCCAGCAGCCTGATCTTCAACTTCACCACCAACGGCAACGGCCACCTGCTGGCCGAGCGCCTGGCCGGGCTGATCGACGACCCGGCCACGCTGGGCGTGCTCCTGGCGATCGTCTACACGGTGGCCTCGTTCGCCCAGCTCGTGGTCGGCAAGCTCATCGACCGCTACCCGCTCAAGTGGGTGTACCTGCCCGTCGTGGCCATGCAGGCGCCCCTGTTCCTCCTGGCCGCGGGGGCGGGCGGCTGGCCACTCTACGTGGCCGTCCTGGGCTTCATGATCTTCGTCTTCGGGGCCATTCCCTTCGTGGACGCCATGATCGTGCAGTACGTCGACGACCGGATGCGCTCGCGCGTGGCCGGCGTACGACTGGCCGTGTCGTTCGGCGTCAGCTCGCTCGCCGTCTACCTGCTCGGGCCCACGGTCAAGGCGGCCGGCTTCGGCACGCTGCTGGTGGCCATGGCGGTCATGGCGGCCTTCACCACCTTTTGCGTCCTGCTCTTGCCCGGCCGGATCCCGACCACCGAAGCCCGGGCGCCGCTGGCCGTCGTCCCCGCGGCGCCGGGCCGCTGACCGCTCGACAGGAGGACGTCGCCATGATGACCCAGCTGGAGAAGGCCACCCGCTTTCGCGCGTTGCACGAGGGGCCGGGGGCGTTCGTGATCCCGAACCCCTGGGACGCCGGCTCGGCGCGCCTCCTGGCCAGCCTGGGGTTCCTGGCGCTGGCCACGTCCAGCGGCGCCTGCGCCGGCGTGCTCGGCCGGCGCGACGGCCAGGTGACGCGTGACGAGGCGCTGGCCCACGCGCGCGCCATCGTGGAGGCGACCGATCTGCCGGTGTCGGCCGATCTCGAGAAGGGTTTTGGCGACGCCAAGGCCGTGGTGGCGCAGACGATCCGCCTGGCCGCGGCCGTCGGGCTGGTCGGCGCCTCGATCGAGGACGCGACCGGGGACAAGGACAGGCCGCGCTACGACATCGGCCAGGCGACCGAGCGGATCGCCGCGGCCGTGGAGGCGGCCCGCGGCCTCGGGTTCCCGTTCACCCTGACGGCCCGGACCGAGAATTTCCTGCGCGGCCACCCGGACCTCGACGACACGATCCGACGGCTGCAGGCCTTCGAGAAGGCCGGGGCCGACGTGCTGATGGCGCCAGGATTGCCCGATCTGGCCGCCGTGCGGGACGTGTGCGCGGCCGTCTCGAGACCCGTCAACTTCATGGCCGGCATCAAGGGCAAGTCGTTCACCGTCCCCGAGCTGGCGGAGGCCGGCGTGCGGCGGATCAGCCTGGCCACCTCGCTCTATCGCGCGGCGATGACGGGGCTGCTCGGTGCCGCGCGCGAGGTCAAGGACAAGGGCACGTTCGGCTACCTGGATGCTTCGCTGACCACCGCGGAGCTGAACGCGCTGCTGTCGGCCTGAGTCGGCGCCGCATCGTCGCCGGTCACGGGCCGGTCCAGTCGAATGGGATGTGTTTGCTCGAGTTCGTCGTCCACTGAAACGTGTAGCCGAAGGCGTTCACGGAGCAGAGGGTCGACTTGCCCCAGGTCACCAGCTGGGGACCCGGTCCGGTCTCGCAGCCCGGCGCGTTCATGAGCTGCGGATACTTTCCCGGCAGGCTGGTCGGTCCCGTCAGCGCCTTGGCCCAGGCCTTCACCTTGCCCGCGATCTCCACACCCCAGTGGCCGCGGTCGGGCGCGATCTCGAACGAGATCCTGGCCCGCTCGACGCCACGGACCTGGCGGCCTTCGGTGAACAGCGCGGCGACCTCGGCGGGAAAGCCGCCGGCGCGGCCCCCGATGATGAGAGGCAGCGCCTCGGCCTGGCGTTCGTCGGCGCGCTCGTCGATGAAGAGCCCGGCCGCCCCCTTGGCCTTGCCGGCCCACAGATCGCCTTCCCAGCGCCCCACCCGCACGAAGCTGAGCCCGTCGAGATTGACGTCGCCGTAGTGGCCGCGCTGGATGTGCCAGAACAGGACCGACTCGCAGGCCCCGTTGTCCGGAGCCTGCGCGAACGTGCAGGGGCAGGCCACCGCGCAGCTGCAGTTGTCGAACCAGTCGCCCACGATGTGCCAGGCCGGAATGTCGGTCATGTGGCTTCCCCGTTCGCTCACCGAAACGCCGGCATGACCTCCCGGGCGAAACGCTCCATCGAGCGCAGCACCCGCGGCTGATCGACGTCGGCGAACCAGAAGCTGCAGTTGAAGTGCGTGATGCCGACCTGGTCCTGGAGGCGCTTGATCTGGCGGATGCACACGTCGGGCGTCCCGATGACGAGGAAGCGGTCGAGCAGGTCGTCGATGTCGGGTTCGCTGGGCGCCGGCACGGGGACGGCCCGGCCGCGCTCGACCCGCTCGTAGTGGTTGCGCAGGCTCAGGGTCACCCGCATGTTCCAGCGAGCCTCGTCGGCGGCGGCCCGGGCTTCGGCCTGGCTGTCCGCCACGTAGACGGCCCGCTGCGCTCCGACCTCCAGCGGCTCGGCCGGCTTGACCTCGGCCACGACGCGGTCGAAGAGCCGCCGGAACTCGGCCAGCCGGTCGATGGAGATGCCGAACCCCCCGGTGAGCACGTTGAACCCCCGCCGCACCGCGCCTTCCAGGGACTCCGGGCTCTGGGCCGTGATCCAGACGGGTGGGCGCGGCTGCTGGACCGGCTGGGGAAACACCATGGTCTCGGGGATCTTGAAGAACTTGCCGTCGTAGCTGAAGGGCTGCCCGGCGAGGGCCTTCATGATGATGTCGATCGACTCATCCCACCGGGCCCGCCCGGTAGCCAGGTCCAGGCCGAAGCGCTCGAACTCGTAGGGCTGATACCCCCGTCCCAGCCCGACATCAAGCCGCCCGCCGGACAGCACGTCCAGGGTGGCGATCTCCTCGGCGACCACCAGCGGGTGATGCAGCGGCACGACGATGACGGCCGTGCCCACCCGCAGCCGCGTGGTCTTGGCCGCGATGTACGAGGCCAGCTGGGTGGGGCGCGAGAGGTAGCCGTAGGTCGAGAAGTGGTGCTCGGCGAGCCAGATGTTGCCGAAGCCGAGCGACTCGGCCGCCTGCGCGAGTTCGATGCCCCGCGCGTAGATCTCCTGCGAAGAGCGGGCGGAGGGGGACTGCAGGAGCAGGAACGTGCCGAAGTCCATGGTCATCCTCTCTGTCCCGCCCGCGCCCGGGAGCGCGTGAGATACCAGGGATGGGGCTGGCCCGGCACCTTGACGCGCAGGGCGTAGAGCGAGGTGCGGGCGGTGAGCAAGAGCGTGCGGAGGTCGGGGCCGCCGAAGGCGAGGTTGGCCGGCACCTCGGGCATGCGAATGATCCCCAGGCGCTGGCCGTCGGGCGCGAAGACCCAGGTGCCGCCGGGTCCCGTGCAGTAGACCCGGCCTTCCACGTCGACCTTCATGCCGTCGGGGACGCCCTCCGTCTCGTCCGACGACATGTCGGCGAAGATCCGCCGCCGCACCAGCCGGCCGCCGGCGTCCAGCTCCAGGGCGTGGATGTACGCCGTCCAGCGGCTGTTGGCCACGTAGAGGATGCGCTCGTCCGGCGAGAAGGCCAGGCCGTTCGGATACTCGCAGTCCGCGACCAGCGTGGTCGTCCCGTCGGGCGCGATGCGGTAGACGCCGGCGTAGGGCAGCTCGCGCTCGGCCAGGGGCCGGCGCAAGCCGGGATCGGTGAAGTAGAGGCTGCCGTCGGAGGCGCACACCACGTCGTTGGGGCGGTTGAGGCGTTTGCCTTCGTAGCGGTCCACCAGGACCTCGCCCCGCGGCCCGTCGGTCCAGCGGGTGACCCGCCGGTTGCCTCCCTCGCAGATGACGAGGCGGCCCTGCAGGTCGAACGTCGTGCCATTGCCCTCGCCGGTATCGCTCCTGACGAGCTCGGGGGGTTTGCCGGGGCGCAGACGGTGCAGCTCGCTCCGGCGAATGTCGACGAAGTAGAAGAAGCCGTCGGGGTGCCACAGGGGCCCTTCCGTGAAGACGAATCCCGTGGCCAGGCGTTCCGCGTCCGTGGTCACGAGGACGTCCGACAGTGCGTCGCCCATCGGGGATCGCCTCCTCCCGGGCCAGCCACACCGGGACCTGGATTGTAGCGCGGGACGCCGCATGATATTCGGGGGGCATGAAAGTGACGGCGGTCACCCCCTTCATCGTCGATTCGGGATCCGGCAAGAACTGGCTGTTCGTCAAGGTCGAGACGTCCGACGGCCTGCACGGCTGGGGGGAGTCGTACACGCAGGCCGACCGGGATCAGTCCATCGCGGCACACGTGCGGCAACTCGGGCGCTATCTCGTGGGACGCGACGCCGGCCAGATCCGTCACTTCACGCACTGGGCCTACCACGATTTCGCGGCCAAGCGTGGGGCCATGGACTTCTGGAGCGCCGTGAGCGGGATCGAGCAGGCCCTGTGGGATCTGGCCGGCAAGCGCCTCGGGGTGCCCGTGGTGAGTCTGCTCGGCGGTCCCTGCCGCGAGCGGATCCGCGTCTACGCCAACGGCTGGTACGCGGGGGCGAGGACGGCGGAGGCCTACGCGGCGAAGGCCCGGGCCACGGTGGCCCGGGGCTTCACCGCGCTCAAGTTCGACCCGTTCCCCGGACCGTGGCGGACCCACATCGCGCGCGAGGCCGAGCGGCAGGCGGTGGAGACGGTGCGCGCCGTGCGGGAAGCGGTGGGACCCTCGGTGGATCTCCTGATCGAGGTCCACCGGCGGCTGGCCCCCATGCACGCCGTGCGGGTGGCCCGCCTGCTGGAGCCCTTCGATCCCTTCTGGTACGAGGAGCCCGTGTCGGCCCGCGACCTGCGCGCCCTGGTCGAGTGCCGTCGTCAGATCCGGATACCGATCGTCACCGGGGAAGAGCTCTACACGCGATACGAGTTCCGCGACGTGCTCGAGCGGCGGGCCGCCGACATCATCAACCCCGACGTGTGCAACGTGGGAGGCATCGACGAGCTACGGTCGATCGCGGCCATGGCCGAGGCCGCTCACGTGGTAGTCTCGCCCCACAACTACAACAGCACCACCGTGGGCCTGGCCGCCACCGTGCAAGTGGCGGCGGCCATCCCGAACTTCTTGATCACCGAATACTTCATGAACTTCGAGCCGCGCGGCGAGGAGGTGGCGGTGGCGCCGTTGCGGGTCGAGCGGGGCTATCTGGCCGTGCCCACCGCGCCCGGGCTGGGCATCGAGCTGCGGGAGAACGTGCTGACGCGCTATGCCGGCCGCGATTTGCCGGCCCGGCCGGTGCCCACGCCCCGCGACGAGGGCCCTTAGCTCACAGGTACTTGGTCGGCCACATGATGGTGCGCCACATGTGGGCCGCGGGGCTGGCGTCGAAGCCCAGCCCTTCGGGGGGCTGCCGGAAATGACGGCCGACCACGTCCTCGAACTCCTCGAGCTCGACCTGCACGTTGGGGTCGAAGGCGTAGAGGTCGTTCACGCAGATCAGCCGCGCGCTCATGTACCACTTGTGGTTGCGGGCGTCCTGGTAGTCCCGCTCGATGTAGGGCTCGGGCTTGTAGTCCGGGCCGAAGAGCTTGATGTAGCTGTCGGGGTACTTGTAGCCGACCGACTCGTCGGGATAGAAGCGCAGGGCCTGATGGTAGCGGATGGCCCAGCTCACCTCCTCGTCGACGTAGGGCTCGACGAGCTGGGCGCCCCAGTACCCGTGGTCGCCTCGGATGAAGCCGATGTTGGCGATGTCGTGCAGCAGGCACGCCAGGACGATCTTCTCGTCGACCCCGTTCTTGCGGGCCAGCCGCGCGCTCTGCAGCAGGTGGTTGGCGGGGCCGAAGCGGTAGCGGAAGAAATCGAACAGGGTCGGCTTGTCGGGCATGCGAGGCAGGCGCGGATCGTGCCCCATCACGTACGTCTTGCCGTTGCCCGGGGGCCGCTGGATAGGACGCCGGGGATCGCGCTCGCCCGAGGTGTAGATGACCGACTTGACCACGATCAAGCGGTCCAGCTCCTGGATCATCGCCCGCTCGGCTGCCTCGGCCAGTTCGAGTGTGTTCATGCTCGGATGATCGATCCCCGGGCCACCGACTGTCAAGCCACCGGGCTGGACAAGCCCCGGGGGATGTGCGATCTAGAGCAGCGCGATGGCGTCGTTCCTCAGCTCCCGCACCCGTGTCGCTCGCGAGGGCTTCGGCAAGCCCGTTCGCCGCCGGGAGGATGCGCGCCTGGTCACGGGGCGGGGATGCTACACGGACGACGTCTCGCTCCCCGGTCAGGCCTTCGCCTGTTTCGTGCGCTCGCCGCACGCCCACGCCCGCATCCGCCGGATCGACCCGGCCGGCGCCCTGGCCGTCCCCGGCGTGCTCGCCGTCCTGACCGGCGCGGATTCCGCCGCCGACGGCCTGCAGCCGATCCCGCACCGCCCGGTGCCGACCAATCCGCACGAGGTGCCGCTGCGCAGTCCCGACGGCTCGCCATTCTTCATCTCGGTCCATCGGCCGCTGCCCGCCGACCGGGCCCGTTTCGTGGGCGAGGCCGTGGCCATGGTCATCGCCGAGACGGCGGCGGCGGCTCGCGATGGCGCCGAGCAGATCGCCGTGGACTTCGAGCCGCTGCCGGCCGTCACCACCACCGCCCAGGCGGCCGCCGGGGGCGCGCCGATCGTCTGGGAGGAGTCGAAATCCAACGTGTGCGTCGATTCCCAGGCCGGCGATGCCGCCGTCACCGACGCCGCCTTCCGCCGGGCCGCCCACGTGGTGCGACTGCAGACGCAGGTGAATCGGGTCACCGGAGTGCCCATGGAGCCGCGGGCGGCACTCGCCGTCTGGGACGAGGCCGACGGACGCTACACGCTCTACGCCGGCTCGGGCGGCTCGGTCCGCATCAAGAGCGATCTGGCTGGCACGCTGGGCGTGCCCGAGAGCGCTGTGCGCGTGGTGGCCCGGGAGGTCGGCGGCAATTACGGCACGCGCAACGCCTTCTACCCCGAGTTCGCTTTGATCGCGTGGGCGGCCCGGCGCCTGAAGCGGCCCGTGAAGTGGACCGGCGATCGCCGGGAAGGCTTCCTCACCGACTATCAGGCGCGCGACCTCGTCTGCCACATCGAGCTGGCCCTGGACGCCGACGGCACGTTTCTCGCCCTGCGCGGCGTGAACACGAGCAACGTCGGCGCGCACGGCGTGTCCTTCATCCCCCTGGCCAAGGGCGTGGCGGTGCTACCCAGCGTCTACCACGTGCCGGCCGCGGCGGTGCGGGGCCAGGGCGTGCACAGCCACACGGCGCCGACCTATCCGTATCGCAGCGCGGGCCGGCCGGAGGTGATGTTCGCGCTGGAGCGGCTGATCGACCTGGCCGCGCGCCGCCACGGCTTCGACCGTGTCGAGCTGCGCCGCCGCAACCTGGTGCCGCCGACGGCGATGCCGTATCGCAACCCGCTCGGCCTGCTCTACGACAGCGGCGACTACCCGGCGGCGCAGGACCGGGCGATCGCTCTGGCCGACTGGGCCGGCTTCGAGGCGCGCCGGGCCGAAGCGCGCCGGCGCGGCCGGTATCGGGGCATCGGGATGGCCAACTACCTGGAGCTCAACACCGGCGCGCCGCGCGAGCGGGCCGAGATCACCGTGCGCCCCTCCGGCGAGATCGACGTGGTGATCGGTACGCTGTCGGCCGGGCAGGGCCACGAGACGAGCCTGGCCCAGCTCATCGCCGAGTGGTTCGACGTGGAGCTGGCCGGGGTGCGAATGATCACCGGCGACACCGACGTGGCGTCGGTGGGGGGCGGGTCGCACTCGGGGCGTTCGATGCGGCTCGGCGCCGTGGTGATGGCCAGGGCCTGCGACGAGATCGTCGAGCGGGGCAGGCGCCAGGCCGCCTGGCTGCTGGAGGCGGCCGACGTCGACATCGAGCTGGTGGGGCACCGGTTCACGGTGAGGGGGACCGATCGTTCGGTCGACCTCTTCGAGGTAGCGGCGGCCGCGCTGCGGGCGGACGCCCCCGCGGAGCTGCGCGGGCCGCTGGTTGGTACCGGGGACGAGACCATGAGCGTGCCCTCGTACCCGTACGGCTGCGCGGTGTGCGAGGTGGAGGTCGACCCGGACACCGGCGTGACCGAAATCGTGCGGTACACCACGGTCGACGACGTGGGGCGCGCCGTCAATCCCCTGATCCTCGAAGGGCAGGCCCACGGCGGCATCGCCGCCGGCGTGGGGCAGGCGCTGTGGGAGCAGTGCGCCTACGATGCCGACACCGGCCAGCTCCACTCGGCGACGTTCATGGATTACGCTGTCCCGCGCGCCGACGCCGTGCCGTCGTTCACCACCGAGCTCAGCGAAGTGCCCTCGACCTCCAATCCCCTGGGCCTCCGTGGCGGCGGCGAGGGCGGCACCACGCCCGCGCTGG encodes the following:
- a CDS encoding HD domain-containing protein, with amino-acid sequence MNTLELAEAAERAMIQELDRLIVVKSVIYTSGERDPRRPIQRPPGNGKTYVMGHDPRLPRMPDKPTLFDFFRYRFGPANHLLQSARLARKNGVDEKIVLACLLHDIANIGFIRGDHGYWGAQLVEPYVDEEVSWAIRYHQALRFYPDESVGYKYPDSYIKLFGPDYKPEPYIERDYQDARNHKWYMSARLICVNDLYAFDPNVQVELEEFEDVVGRHFRQPPEGLGFDASPAAHMWRTIMWPTKYL
- a CDS encoding MFS transporter: MSNGSPTALLLNAGHALDHLFLLIFATAVAAIAAEWGMLWQDLMPYTVGAFVMFGLGSLPAGRLGDLWGRRAMIVVFFLGMGVSGLLIATSTGVWSLAAALTVMGVFASVYHPVGIPMLVQQSRNPGFTIGLNGLAGNLGIAIAAVLTGFLVKYAGWRAAFAVPAGIALLCAVLFLALVPKEDMPPARRPKRSVDLPRSVMARVLLVMTLAAISSSLIFNFTTNGNGHLLAERLAGLIDDPATLGVLLAIVYTVASFAQLVVGKLIDRYPLKWVYLPVVAMQAPLFLLAAGAGGWPLYVAVLGFMIFVFGAIPFVDAMIVQYVDDRMRSRVAGVRLAVSFGVSSLAVYLLGPTVKAAGFGTLLVAMAVMAAFTTFCVLLLPGRIPTTEARAPLAVVPAAPGR
- a CDS encoding LLM class flavin-dependent oxidoreductase, which translates into the protein MDFGTFLLLQSPSARSSQEIYARGIELAQAAESLGFGNIWLAEHHFSTYGYLSRPTQLASYIAAKTTRLRVGTAVIVVPLHHPLVVAEEIATLDVLSGGRLDVGLGRGYQPYEFERFGLDLATGRARWDESIDIIMKALAGQPFSYDGKFFKIPETMVFPQPVQQPRPPVWITAQSPESLEGAVRRGFNVLTGGFGISIDRLAEFRRLFDRVVAEVKPAEPLEVGAQRAVYVADSQAEARAAADEARWNMRVTLSLRNHYERVERGRAVPVPAPSEPDIDDLLDRFLVIGTPDVCIRQIKRLQDQVGITHFNCSFWFADVDQPRVLRSMERFAREVMPAFR
- a CDS encoding amidohydrolase/deacetylase family metallohydrolase, which encodes MYDLVLKGGRVLDPASGLDGVLDVAVEHGKIARVAAGIAPTEAARVIEVSGKILTPGLIDLHAHVLEGVNRTGVNPDLGGVLAGVTTIVDAGSSGSATFGAFPRHILPRCHTEIVPFLHICQTGLATRPDIIAESSINLADTVRVATEHRGLICGIKARMVSPALEIMGMEMPKLAKRAAREADIKLMIHIGDTEKRYDPKVIHPLLGLLEPGDILTHYFTPNPGGVLDANGKLVPEAHEAADRGVWFDTAHGRMNFSFDVGRRIIDQGLLPHCISTDLTVPGRLNTVHSMTEMMTRFLGLGFTLPQVVTMCTVNPARAIGAENRLGTLGVGRQADISVLQMQEGDWVVYDILGTALRVDRALAPHLTVKRGQVFTPDFGPRPWGWWPERTRPAMPVAGGCC
- a CDS encoding isocitrate lyase/phosphoenolpyruvate mutase family protein, producing the protein MTQLEKATRFRALHEGPGAFVIPNPWDAGSARLLASLGFLALATSSGACAGVLGRRDGQVTRDEALAHARAIVEATDLPVSADLEKGFGDAKAVVAQTIRLAAAVGLVGASIEDATGDKDRPRYDIGQATERIAAAVEAARGLGFPFTLTARTENFLRGHPDLDDTIRRLQAFEKAGADVLMAPGLPDLAAVRDVCAAVSRPVNFMAGIKGKSFTVPELAEAGVRRISLATSLYRAAMTGLLGAAREVKDKGTFGYLDASLTTAELNALLSA
- a CDS encoding mandelate racemase/muconate lactonizing enzyme family protein, whose amino-acid sequence is MKVTAVTPFIVDSGSGKNWLFVKVETSDGLHGWGESYTQADRDQSIAAHVRQLGRYLVGRDAGQIRHFTHWAYHDFAAKRGAMDFWSAVSGIEQALWDLAGKRLGVPVVSLLGGPCRERIRVYANGWYAGARTAEAYAAKARATVARGFTALKFDPFPGPWRTHIAREAERQAVETVRAVREAVGPSVDLLIEVHRRLAPMHAVRVARLLEPFDPFWYEEPVSARDLRALVECRRQIRIPIVTGEELYTRYEFRDVLERRAADIINPDVCNVGGIDELRSIAAMAEAAHVVVSPHNYNSTTVGLAATVQVAAAIPNFLITEYFMNFEPRGEEVAVAPLRVERGYLAVPTAPGLGIELRENVLTRYAGRDLPARPVPTPRDEGP
- a CDS encoding xanthine dehydrogenase family protein molybdopterin-binding subunit, whose amino-acid sequence is MASFLSSRTRVAREGFGKPVRRREDARLVTGRGCYTDDVSLPGQAFACFVRSPHAHARIRRIDPAGALAVPGVLAVLTGADSAADGLQPIPHRPVPTNPHEVPLRSPDGSPFFISVHRPLPADRARFVGEAVAMVIAETAAAARDGAEQIAVDFEPLPAVTTTAQAAAGGAPIVWEESKSNVCVDSQAGDAAVTDAAFRRAAHVVRLQTQVNRVTGVPMEPRAALAVWDEADGRYTLYAGSGGSVRIKSDLAGTLGVPESAVRVVAREVGGNYGTRNAFYPEFALIAWAARRLKRPVKWTGDRREGFLTDYQARDLVCHIELALDADGTFLALRGVNTSNVGAHGVSFIPLAKGVAVLPSVYHVPAAAVRGQGVHSHTAPTYPYRSAGRPEVMFALERLIDLAARRHGFDRVELRRRNLVPPTAMPYRNPLGLLYDSGDYPAAQDRAIALADWAGFEARRAEARRRGRYRGIGMANYLELNTGAPRERAEITVRPSGEIDVVIGTLSAGQGHETSLAQLIAEWFDVELAGVRMITGDTDVASVGGGSHSGRSMRLGAVVMARACDEIVERGRRQAAWLLEAADVDIELVGHRFTVRGTDRSVDLFEVAAAALRADAPAELRGPLVGTGDETMSVPSYPYGCAVCEVEVDPDTGVTEIVRYTTVDDVGRAVNPLILEGQAHGGIAAGVGQALWEQCAYDADTGQLHSATFMDYAVPRADAVPSFTTELSEVPSTSNPLGLRGGGEGGTTPALAAVVNAIVDALAELGVEHVEMPATPERVWRAIQDARSSSRA
- a CDS encoding SMP-30/gluconolactonase/LRE family protein — protein: MGDALSDVLVTTDAERLATGFVFTEGPLWHPDGFFYFVDIRRSELHRLRPGKPPELVRSDTGEGNGTTFDLQGRLVICEGGNRRVTRWTDGPRGEVLVDRYEGKRLNRPNDVVCASDGSLYFTDPGLRRPLAERELPYAGVYRIAPDGTTTLVADCEYPNGLAFSPDERILYVANSRWTAYIHALELDAGGRLVRRRIFADMSSDETEGVPDGMKVDVEGRVYCTGPGGTWVFAPDGQRLGIIRMPEVPANLAFGGPDLRTLLLTARTSLYALRVKVPGQPHPWYLTRSRARAGQRG
- a CDS encoding DUF1326 domain-containing protein, giving the protein MTDIPAWHIVGDWFDNCSCAVACPCTFAQAPDNGACESVLFWHIQRGHYGDVNLDGLSFVRVGRWEGDLWAGKAKGAAGLFIDERADERQAEALPLIIGGRAGGFPAEVAALFTEGRQVRGVERARISFEIAPDRGHWGVEIAGKVKAWAKALTGPTSLPGKYPQLMNAPGCETGPGPQLVTWGKSTLCSVNAFGYTFQWTTNSSKHIPFDWTGP